The following is a genomic window from Miltoncostaea oceani.
GCGCGTGACCGACCCCGAGGCGATCGAACGGTCGCGACAGGGGATCCGCGAGCTCTATGAGGTGCGGCGCAACGTGCTGCGCTGGGTGTACGCGGGGCTGGGGCTGCTCGCGATCATCGTCATCGTGCTGGCCATGACGCGCTGAGCGGGGACGGCCCGGCGGTCGGGATCCTCTCCGACCTCTGGCGGTTCCCGGTCAAGTCGTTCGGCGGCGAACGCGCCCGGCGCGCGTTCGCCGGGCCCTTCGGCCTGCTGGGCGACCGCCGCCACGCCGTGGTCGACCCGGCGGGCGAGGCGGTCAGCGCGCGGCGCGCCCACGGCATGCTGCGCTTCTCAGCGCGCTGCGGCGAGCCCGAGACCGGCGAGGGCGTCGAGGTCACCACCCCGTCGGGCCTCACCCTCCCCTGGGACGACCCGGAGGTGACGCGCGAGGTGGCCGCCGCGCTCGGGCGCGACGTGACGCTCACCCGCAGCGCCGTCGGCGTCCACGACGCCGCCCCCATCCACATCGTCAGCACCCGGTCCCTGGAGGCGGGGGCCGCGTGGACCGCCGGCGAGCCCCTCGACCGGCGTCGCTTCCGCGCGAACCTCGTCATCGAGGTGGAGGACGCCGAGCCGTTCGCCGAGGCCGGGTGGGTCGGCGCGTCCCTGCGCGTCGGGGACGGCGGGGCGGTCCTCCGCGTCGTCTCCCCGACGGAGCGCTGCGCCGTCACGACGTTCGACCCCGACACCCTCGAACGCGACAACCGGGTGCTCG
Proteins encoded in this region:
- a CDS encoding MOSC domain-containing protein → MLSDLWRFPVKSFGGERARRAFAGPFGLLGDRRHAVVDPAGEAVSARRAHGMLRFSARCGEPETGEGVEVTTPSGLTLPWDDPEVTREVAAALGRDVTLTRSAVGVHDAAPIHIVSTRSLEAGAAWTAGEPLDRRRFRANLVIEVEDAEPFAEAGWVGASLRVGDGGAVLRVVSPTERCAVTTFDPDTLERDNRVLAGLARDRENFFGVYATVARAGWLTVGDEVRIA